From the Saccharobesus litoralis genome, one window contains:
- a CDS encoding LacI family DNA-binding transcriptional regulator, whose protein sequence is MVVTLKDVAEKAGVSTSTVSRVLSGKGRVGKKCQAHVKKIVEEMGYRPNTNARALACNRTEMIGLITPNIAGAFHGPICVGVEEAASKIRYKILIANSFDEYERVQEAIYSFSEQGCDNIIIHTNFVEDDELIQLAERIPGLVIINRFIPEIAERCVWLDNVSGGRLAAKYLIDSGHKDIAVISHSRKIADPKDRLTGVLEACEKAGISIPEQNILFDPIGTIDEGRLLARQLVESDAKFTAIIAYNDLMAVGAINELQDMGIRVPEDVSVIGFDDLYFCQTSRPTLTTIHYPISEMAKYAAELSVALTTKGKDATPKTHLFMPSLVERKSVKTL, encoded by the coding sequence ATGGTCGTTACGCTTAAAGATGTTGCCGAAAAAGCCGGTGTTTCAACGTCAACTGTTTCCCGTGTACTAAGTGGTAAAGGGCGTGTTGGTAAAAAATGCCAAGCGCATGTTAAAAAGATAGTTGAAGAAATGGGTTACCGCCCCAACACCAACGCGCGTGCATTAGCTTGTAATCGTACTGAAATGATAGGGCTGATCACACCAAATATTGCGGGTGCATTTCATGGTCCTATCTGCGTTGGTGTTGAAGAAGCCGCTTCTAAAATTCGCTATAAAATTCTTATCGCTAACTCATTTGACGAGTATGAAAGAGTACAAGAAGCCATTTATTCTTTTAGTGAGCAAGGTTGTGACAACATCATTATTCATACTAATTTTGTCGAAGATGATGAGCTTATCCAACTTGCTGAGCGTATTCCTGGTCTGGTTATTATCAATCGTTTTATTCCTGAAATCGCTGAGCGTTGTGTCTGGCTAGATAATGTTTCAGGTGGCCGCTTGGCAGCGAAGTACCTTATCGACAGCGGGCATAAAGATATTGCGGTTATTTCTCACTCTCGAAAAATTGCCGACCCAAAAGATCGATTAACAGGGGTACTCGAAGCCTGTGAAAAAGCCGGAATAAGCATCCCTGAACAAAATATTTTATTCGATCCTATCGGCACGATTGATGAAGGACGATTGCTAGCTCGTCAATTAGTCGAAAGCGATGCAAAGTTTACCGCTATTATTGCCTACAACGATCTAATGGCGGTTGGTGCTATCAATGAGTTACAAGATATGGGTATACGCGTACCTGAAGATGTATCGGTTATTGGATTTGACGACCTTTATTTTTGTCAGACCAGCCGACCTACCTTGACGACTATTCATTATCCCATTAGTGAAATGGCTAAATATGCGGCTGAGTTGTCTGTTGCTTTAACGACCAAAGGAAAAGATGCCACGCCTAAAACGCATCTATTTATGCCTAGTTTAGTCGAGCGAAAATCAGTTAAAACACTTTAA